Genomic DNA from Elusimicrobiota bacterium:
AAGTGCTCTCCGTTCTTCAGTCAAATATCAATCCAGACACTTACCTGGCCTATAGTTTCACTGGCGACAAGCGCCTCCAATATTGGAGTGTCGTATACGACAATTGCATTCGGGGACTTGCCCATTTGCGCACCGGTCGGGTGGATTTGGCCAAGAAAATAATTGATTATTTCATTGAGAACACCGCTGTTCACAAGATCGGGTGGGTGATTAAAAAAGGAAAGGTGGTCCGTCGATCGGGTTGGATCGTCAATATCGTCGACGCCGCTGAAGACCGCCCTGGCGGGCGCGGCATTGAACATATTGCTCACACCGGTCCCAATGCCTATTTGGGTATTTTGTCCATTCATATTTATCACGCGACGGGAGAAAAGAAGTATTTGAACTTTGCCCGCAAACAATGGGGACTCTTAAAAGATCTCCAAAATGAAATTCCCAACGATCCCAATTATGGGGGGATTCGAATGGGCCCCTTGGGAAATCCCCAAAACCCCCGTGAGCAAAAGCTGGAATTTAAACCCAACAATCCGTCTTTCTATCAGTTCTACAACGGTGAACATGCCGCTGATTTTAAAGGGTTCAGCGATTTGATGGCGCAGTTGGACCCTGAACGCCGGGTGGGGTATGAACATGCTTCTGAATTAATTGAAAAGTGGGATCACAATATATACGACTCCAAGCAACATCTATTCTTCATTGGGACCACTGAAAAACGTTATTTCGATCCCAATATTGGGGAATGGGTCAATCCCGGTATCATCCCCATGTATCCGCTTGATACCAGCGCGCTCAAAATCTCCGCTTATGGCGTGGAGGGGCTTGAACAATTTGAAGTGAACGCGGCGTCAAAAATTCGAAAAGCTCTTGATGATCATTTCAAAGTCAGTGTTGAGATTCCTGGATTAAATGGAAAGCCCATCATGGTAACGGGATACGATTTTGTTGGGAACCTTGATCGCAACCGATTGATTCGTTTTGTGGAAATGGGGCCCTATGGCGATAAAAAAGTGAAGAAAGGAATTGGGCGAAAACCCCTTCTTAGCGACGAATGGTCAAATTGGGTGGCGTTGGCCGATTTGCGACTGGCAGATGATTATAAACGGCAGGGGGACGGGCGAAAAGAAACCATGTCCTTAAACGCTTACCATGAAAATGCGCTCGTCAATGGCATCAAAACTGCCATTCCTATTCAAGGGGGCTTGGCCTATCCTTATATCCATCCCTTGTCCACGGGGCTCAATCAGCCGGTGGGTTTTGGATGGAACACCCATCATCACCCTTATGCCATGATTGGCGGCGCAGCGCGTATTTTGGGATTGTTGAGATTCGATCCGTTTCGCGTGAATGGCGGAGACCGATCCCTTACCATGAATGTTCAGCTTCCCCATTTGGGGAAAACTGTGGAGCCTGAAAGGGCCAAACAAGTTCTTTACACAGAAGCAGAGTTGTACCTTCGCGATGCTTGGAGGGACGTTCGTGTGGCCCAAATTAATGGCCCAGGGGCCGACAAGTATTGGAGACGGGCGCTGGCCTCCGCTGAAAAAATGATTCAGGAACATCAGGATTGGATCGAAGTGGCCAAAGCCCAAAACCGGAGCCTTCGCTTGGCGACTGAGAAATTTCCTTTGTCAGGTGTGGCCAACTTAACGGTTCGTGATTTGGAGTCGGTGTATCGAAAATATTGGGCGCTGTATCATATGGGGACCGCCCATTTTATTGTGGTGATGGCCAACGCGAGTTTGCGGGATTTGGCCAGAGAAAAAGGGCGCCAAGATCAAGCTGATGCGTTGGATCTCAAAGCGAGAGAGGCCGCAAAGATGATCAAAGCCCATTTCACCTACGCGCAATCATTTGATGAAAGTGGTTGGCTCTGGCAGCCCGTTCAAGCCTTGGGAGAATACGTCGATATCAGTTGAAGTGCTAGACTCGGCGGCGTGAAACAGTCCTTCCTGTCCTCGAAAAAAGACATCTTGTCTCATCGACCCTTGGTGGTGGGTACCCTCACCAGTCAAAGCCCTTTGGGCGGACAAATCCAAAATGCAAAAACCGCTCGGATTGATTTGCTGGAGGTTCGTTTGGATGGTTATTCAGCGATGCGCGGACCTTTTCAAAAGGCTCAAGAGTTTGGGAGAAATCTGATCCGCGAAATCAAAACCCGAACCCAATTGCCGGTTCTTCTCACCTTTCGGGCCGCTGATGAAGGCGGGGCGATCAAAACCACCTCGGTGATCGAGGATTACCGTCGGGGGGAGATATTGTCCCGTCTGCTTCCTTTGGTTGAAATGATCGATGTTGAAATCCAACATGAGAAATTTGCTCATCGCATGACGGTTTTGGGACACCTTCAACAAGTGGATGTGATCCATTCGGTTCATGATTTTAAAGGGCCCGGTCACCTGGCTCAATTGAGTCAGCTCGCCCTGCGTTCGAAAAAATTGAATGGAGATGTTTTTAAAGTGGCTGTGAGCCCTCGATCGATCGCAGATTTGGAAAAATTTTTATGGTGGGGAAAAGATCTCCCCAATAAACAGGTGGTACTCATCGGGATGGGGAAGTGGGGAATCGTTTCTCGAGTGGCCGCCTATAGTTTTGGCTCTATTTTGACTTATGGTCATTTGGGGCGTTCGGCCGCGCCTGGGCAAATTCCCGCAAAGGCTTTGAGTCAGTCGGTTCGCCATGCCTACGCCCATCCTTGAGGCGGATTATTGTGTTGTTGACACCGAGACGACCGGTGGCAAAGCCGAAGAAAACCGGATCATCGATATCGCGGTATATCACGTGCGCGATGGCATTGTGCTTGGGCAATTTCGGACGCTGCTGAACCCCGGTTGCCCCATTCCTTCCTGGATCACCGCTCTCACCGGCATCGACGACGCCATGGTTCGGGGTGCGCCTCGATTTTTGGACGTGGCGCCGGACCTAAAACGTTTTTTGGAGAAAGGCGTGTTCGTGGCTCACAATGTCCCCTTTGATTACCGTTTCATTCAATGTGAGTTTGATCGGCTCAATGAACACTGGGAGCGTCCCGCTCTCTGTACGTTAAAGTTGGCTCGCAAACTCTACCCGGAATTGCCCTCTCGAAGTCTCGGAAATTTGTGCGAGCATTTGATGATCGATATCACCGACCGCCACCGCGCTTCGGGAGACGCTGAAGCCACCCGCTATTTATTGAAACACTTGCTCAAAGAAGTGCGCCGTCGGCATGGGATCACCACATTTAAGGAACTGAACCTTTTCTTTAAATCTCGCCGCGACCGCCACACCAAACCTGGCTTGTCCTCTTCTTCAGCAACTCTTTAGCATTTTGAGTTTATTCATCAGGCATTAACCGGAATGATTCAGTTGAATCGTATCTAAAGGTATTGCACAAGACGCTGTCGCCCCGGCCAAAAACATGCCGGGGTGACGATAAAAGATCTTTTCCGAGTTATTGCCATTGGAATATGAATCAAGAGATCCCTCACTCTGTTCGGGATGACATCCCGTTGGAGAACCTCGAACGCTAAAGAGAGATTCAGAAAGACAGAGGGAAATTTATATTGACATAATGTATTGTATCGTATACATTCTGATCATGTCATTTGGGCAGCAGCTATTATCCTGGCGTCGGTACCGTGGGTTGACACAATTGGAACTGTCGAAGCTGGCGAATATTCAACGTCCCTATCTCTCACGTCTTGAAATGGACAAAGCGGACCCTTCCTTGTCGTCACTTCGCCGCTTGGCTGCGGCTTTGGACGTTCGTGTTGGAACATTAATAGAAGAAACGCCTCCATTGAAATTTCTCACGAACGAACAGTTGGATCACGTGGCGCGCGGAGCCCTTCGGCCGGGAATGTATTCGGCGGGTTCTGCCACGTCGTACATTCGACCCTTATCGAGGTTATTAAAAGAGCGACGGGCGTCTTTGGGTTTGTATAAACCCAGAAAGCGGACTGCTTCGGTTTCTCCATCCTCGAATCAACAAACACTCCGGCGGATGCGGGCCGATTTGGGCCCCCATCAATGGAAAGCGCTTTTGAGGAGAATCGATAAACACGCGGTTTTCCTTTCCCCAAGAAGATATGAAGATAAGTGATATTGATCGGTTTTTTCAGGAATTGGACAATCGATCGACATTGCCATTAAAAGTGCTCATCACGGGGGGGGCGGCGGCTGTCCTTTTTGGAGGAGCCCGGTCCACGCAGGACATTGATTTTGAAGTGGCATTTAAATTGACACCCGCCCAATCCAGGTCGAACTGGCCAAAATTGCAACAATGGCTGGAAGATGTTTCCCGTTCCACCGGGATTTCTCCCGAATATTCAGATGACATTGAACGATGGTCATCGATCGCTCTCCCACAGAAGAAAAGCAAGCTCTATAAAAAAATTGGAAAGATTGAAGTGCGTGTTTTGGATCCTGGGTTGTGGGCGATCGGAAAACTGGCGCGATTTTTAAACGAAGATGTGAGGGATATGGTCCATGTGTTTTCATTGGTTAAAACATTCCCCATCGATTTGGCGCGTCTTTGGGGCACCGCGTTGGGGATGAGCCCTCCCTCCCCTATTCAGTCAGAGTTTCGTCGACACGTCGATCACTTTTTCGATGCGCATGCAGTTCAAATCTGGGGAAGGAAAGAGTCTCCTGAAAAATTAAAGGAAATTTTCATGAAAGCGGCTCAGAAGGGGAGAGCAAAGAAGGTTGGATAAGTTACAATTCCGGTGTTCAGTTTAAAATTTCTTTTGGACAAGGAGTTTTTTCCCATGAAGAAGTTGCCCTGGTTTACATTTGTTTTTTGTTTGGTTCCTTTCCCGGCTCTAGCGCTTAACACGGAAGCGTTTGCGGTTCATTTGAGGAAAACATTGGGTCTCGACACTCGGACCGAAATCAAAATTTCATCGACCGTAACCCCGGCAGGATTTGGAAATCTGAATGTGGTGACCGCCAATTTGGGAGGCGCTCCTTATCCCATCTATATCACTCAGGATGAAACGAAATATTTTTGGGGGTATGCCGTTGACGCGACCATTGACCCGGACAAATCTCGGCAAATGCAAATCAATTTAAAAGGCACGCACTCTAAAGGGTCGGAGAAAGCGCCGGTCACCATTGTTGAGTACTCCGATATGCAATGCGGTTATTGCAAGGTCGCGCACAACCTGATCAAAACCAATCTCGAAAAAAATTACAGCAAGGATCAGGTGCGGTTGGTTTTTAAACATTTTCCCTTGAACGGGCATGAATGGTCGGAGCCTGCCGCGATCGCCAGCGAATGCGCCGCCCAACAGAAAGAACCTTTGTTCTGGGATATGCTTGATTATTTTTTTACCAATCAGGAGAAAATAACCAAAGATAACTATAAAGAAAAAATCGCAGAAGGTTCGAAGCAATTGAATTTGGATCAAAAGAAGTTCAATGCCTGCTTGGAATCTCCAGTTGTTTTGGGAAAAATACGAGCTGATAAAAAAGAGGGGACATCCGTGGGGGTCACCTCCACCCCGGCTCTATTTATCAATGGGCGTCAGCGTCGTGGGTTAAAGGATTTTGATGACATCAAAGTGGTGATAGAGGAGAAACTCCAAGAAGTCCAACAATGAGTGCCACCCCTCTCCCGGCGCTCAAGGCCGGCATAGAAGCCATCCAAGTTGAACACGAGGGAAAACCGGCCATTTTGCTAAGGGATCAAGAAGGCCTGGTCCCAGATCCTGTGGCTGTAACTTTACCGGGATATTTGGTGGCCATGATGTTGGACGGACAATCCACAATCTCGGATATCCAAACTTATTTTTCAAAAAATACGGGCCAACTTATCCGACCTGAAGAAATTGAAAAATTGGTAGGAGATTTAGAGAAAGCTCAATTGCTTGAAACTTCCGCGGTTCAAAAAAAAAGGCGAGAGGTGTGGGAAGCGTTCGAGGCGAGTCCGATTCGAAAACCGGCGCACATGAAAAGCGGCTATCCCGAAAATAGATTGGATCTGGCCACCTTCCTCGGGAAATTTTTTCAGGACAGCAAAGGACCACTCAAACAAATGGGGTCGGCGCCCAGCCGCCCCACCCCCACCTTGTTGGTGGCACCTCACATAGATTTTTTTCGAGGAGGTCCGGCCTATGCCTGGGCCTATCAGGCCTTAAGTGAATGCCAGCCTCCAGATCTCATCGTTGCGCTTGGCGTCGCGCATATGTCGCCCAATTCTCCTTGGGTGGTTACAAAAAAGGAATATGAAACGCCTTATGGACCGGTCGCCGCAAGCCCAGATTTGGTTGAGGATTTCAAGACGTCTCTTTGGTACGACATTTCATCGGATCAATGGGTTCACCGAACGGAACATTCCCTCGAATTCCAAGCGCTGTGGCTCAAATATTTGTGGCGCGATAAGACCCCTCCCTGGGTTCCAGTCCTTTGTTCTTCCTTTGATTCTTTTTGCTCCGATAGGGCGCCCTCCAGCATTCCCAGTGTCCATGAGGGTCTTAAAAAACTGGGGGAAAAACTGAAGGCGCGTCAAAAAGCCGGGCAGAAAATAATGATTTTGGCGGGCATTGATTTGGCGCATGTGGGGCCGAGATTTGGAGACAACGAAAAGTTGGGGCCTGAATTGGAGAAACGGGTTGAAGCGGAAGACCGCAAGTCATTGGAACTGGCCTTGAAAGGATCGGCCGATGAAATGTTTTTATCGGTGATGGAGGGAGGGCACTGGCGAAAATGGTGTGGACTTTCAGCGCTTTACACAGGGCTTCAGTTGAGTCGTTATCTCACCGATGAGCCATTGAATGGGCGCCTTTTGACCTATGGTCAAGCCCCCGACCCCGCTGGCGGGCTTGTTTCGTTCACCAGTCTTTTTTATTCATGAAGAGATCAATTTGAAGAAAGCCTGGCATTTGGTCCGCGAAACATTGTTAGAAGGGCGTAAAGATAATTTGTCTATTTTTGCGGCGGGGTTCTCGTATTATCTTCTTTTCTCCATTATTCCATTGATTGTGGTTGTGCTGACTGTTGTTGGGAAAATAATAGAAACCCACTCAGCCAGTCTTCTTGTCGTTCAAGAATTGTCCTTTTTATTTAATGAGGAGATGGCCAATTCTTTCAAAGAATTTTTATTGGCGGCCGCCGAGATGAAAGTTTCGGAGGCGGGGATCCTGGGTTTTCTGTTGGTGATTTATGCTGCGATGGGCATTTTTTCCATTCTTCAACGCGCCATTTCCCAAATTTGGGATAAAGAAGAAAAACGAAAAGGTGGTTTTCGAGGGGTGGTCACCACGCGGCTTCATTCGGCCATTTTGTTGAGCTTGCCTATTTTTTTGGTGATGATTTGTTTTGTGATTGACACCTTATTTTCAACCTTTAAGCACACGGTTGGGCGGTATGTCTCTTTATCTTTCTTGGAGAGTTTTTATCCTCTGGTGGCCTATTTGTTTTCTTTGGGCCTCTTTGCCACCGTGTTTGTCTTTATCAATCGTTTGATTCCTGTTCGAAAACCCTCTTGGAAAGACGTCTGGGTGGGAGCTGTCATCACCATGATTGTATTCGCTTTGGGAAAACTTATTTTTACAACACTTCTTCATTTCAGCCAGGTCAGGTCTCTCTTCGGAGCGGCGGGGTCGCTTATTTTGGTTTTAATGTGGATTTATTTCTCGATGATGGTTTTCTTGTATGGTTCTGAATTCACGCGGATTTACGCAAAAAAACATGGTTCCGGGATGATTCTCGATGTTTGAAAAAGGCCAGCTTGTTCCCGATATCATGTTGGTAGACGCACAAGGAGCACAACTTCATTTGTGGGATTTTCGTAACCGTTCCCATTTGGCCATCTTGGTTGGACAGAAGGGAACCCATGAAGAACTGAGCCAATGGATGGCCGGAGCCGCTCAACATCAGAAAACTTGGGATTGGCTCGGCGTTAAATTTTTTGGAGTGGCCCTGTCCAATCAATCTGTGCAACCGGGCGTATATGCCATTGATCGCTTTGGAATTTTTCTTAATCAATTTGATTCGGGACCAAATGTGTGGAACGAATTGGAAAAAGAGTTTCTCTATTACGAAGCC
This window encodes:
- the quiB gene encoding Catabolic 3-dehydroquinate dehydratase, which encodes MKQSFLSSKKDILSHRPLVVGTLTSQSPLGGQIQNAKTARIDLLEVRLDGYSAMRGPFQKAQEFGRNLIREIKTRTQLPVLLTFRAADEGGAIKTTSVIEDYRRGEILSRLLPLVEMIDVEIQHEKFAHRMTVLGHLQQVDVIHSVHDFKGPGHLAQLSQLALRSKKLNGDVFKVAVSPRSIADLEKFLWWGKDLPNKQVVLIGMGKWGIVSRVAAYSFGSILTYGHLGRSAAPGQIPAKALSQSVRHAYAHP
- the polC_2 gene encoding DNA polymerase III PolC-type; the protein is MPTPILEADYCVVDTETTGGKAEENRIIDIAVYHVRDGIVLGQFRTLLNPGCPIPSWITALTGIDDAMVRGAPRFLDVAPDLKRFLEKGVFVAHNVPFDYRFIQCEFDRLNEHWERPALCTLKLARKLYPELPSRSLGNLCEHLMIDITDRHRASGDAEATRYLLKHLLKEVRRRHGITTFKELNLFFKSRRDRHTKPGLSSSSATL